The following are encoded in a window of Mycobacterium decipiens genomic DNA:
- a CDS encoding ABC transporter ATP-binding protein: MRTSWWWRLSGYVLRHRGDLLLGFTAALAGTVIAVMVPLVSKRVVDDAIAADHRPLAPWAMILVTAAGAIYLLTFVRRYYGGRIAHLVQHDLRMDAFRALMRWDGRQQDRWSSGQLIARTTNDLQLVQGLLFDLPNVLRHVLTLLLCVVVMTWLSPPLALLAVLLVPIIGLIAHHSRRLLAVATDCAQERKAAVTGVVDAAVSGIQVVKAFGQEEQETGKLVTAGHALYAAQLRVARLNAHFGPLLQSLPALGQMAVFALGGWMAAQGTITVGTFVAFWACLSLLARPASDLAGMLTVAQQARAGAVRVFELIDSRPTLADGTTPLSSEAPASLEFEQVSFGYVADRPVLRDIRLSVRAGETLAVVGAPGSGKSTLASLATRCYDVTDGAVRIGGQDVRELTLDSLRSAIGLVPEEAVLFSGTIGANIAYGRPDATPEQIAAAARAAHVEEFVNSLPDGYETAVGARGLTLSGGQRQRIALARVLLDRPPMLIMDDPTSAVDAVIESGIQEVLREVIADRTAIILTRRRSLLTLADRVAVLDAGRLLDIGTPDELLQRCPRYREMLAPAPDLTAELVVADCAPVSIPAIRPAAGPVGKVAHDTNVHTAQPREHPLGPDLLRRLLRDFRGPLVLSLLLVAVETFAGLLPPLLIRHGIDVGIRRQLLSALWWAALAGTGTVVVRLVAQWGSAMVAGCTGEKVQFRLRSLVFAHTQRLGLDAFEDDGDAQIVTAVTADVEAIVAFLRTGLVVAVISVVTLVGILVVLLASHARLVLLVFTTVPLLALATWQFRRASNWVYRQARHRLGTVTATLREYAAGLRIAQSFRAEYRGVQSYFAHSDDYRRIWVRGQWLLALYFPFVALLCSLATTLVLLDGGREVQAGVISVGALVTYLLYIELLFTPIDKLSQMFDEYQRAAVAAGRIRSLLSTPTASSPLARPVGRLHGEVVFEAVHFSYRTREVPALAGIDLRIPAGQTVVFVGSTGSGKSTLIKLVARFYDPTYGTVRVDGCDVRELDVDGYRNRLGIVTQEPYLFAGTVRDAIAYGRPDATDAQVERAAREVGAHPMITALDGGYAHRVSAGGRNLSAGQLQLLALARACLVDPDILLLDEATVALDPATEALVHRATLSLAARRTTLIVAHELTTAAHADRIVVLEHGSVVEDGTHTELLAAGRHYARLWEAHTRVSRPEIKLRQCIDA; encoded by the coding sequence ATGCGGACGAGTTGGTGGTGGCGGTTGTCCGGATATGTCCTACGACATCGGGGTGATCTGCTGCTGGGATTCACCGCGGCGCTGGCCGGCACCGTCATCGCCGTCATGGTTCCGCTGGTATCCAAACGTGTCGTGGACGACGCGATCGCGGCGGACCATCGACCTCTGGCGCCGTGGGCGATGATCCTGGTGACCGCCGCCGGGGCGATCTACTTGCTGACCTTCGTACGCCGCTATTACGGCGGTCGGATCGCCCACCTGGTACAGCACGACCTGCGCATGGACGCTTTTCGGGCGCTGATGCGATGGGACGGCCGACAGCAGGACCGCTGGAGCAGCGGCCAGCTCATCGCCCGCACCACCAATGACCTGCAACTGGTGCAGGGTCTGCTGTTTGACCTGCCCAACGTGCTCAGGCATGTGCTGACGCTGCTGCTCTGTGTCGTGGTGATGACCTGGTTGTCGCCGCCGCTTGCTCTGCTTGCGGTGCTGCTGGTGCCCATCATCGGCCTAATCGCTCACCACAGCCGCCGGCTGCTGGCGGTAGCCACCGACTGTGCCCAGGAACGCAAAGCCGCGGTCACCGGAGTCGTCGATGCGGCAGTCTCCGGAATCCAGGTCGTCAAGGCTTTCGGGCAGGAGGAGCAGGAGACGGGCAAGCTCGTGACGGCCGGCCACGCGCTGTACGCGGCGCAGCTGCGGGTGGCCAGGCTCAACGCCCACTTCGGTCCGCTGCTACAGAGTCTGCCCGCGTTGGGCCAGATGGCGGTCTTCGCGCTAGGCGGATGGATGGCGGCCCAGGGCACCATCACGGTGGGCACCTTTGTTGCCTTCTGGGCGTGTCTGTCACTGCTGGCGCGGCCGGCCAGCGATCTGGCGGGGATGCTAACCGTTGCGCAGCAGGCGCGAGCCGGGGCGGTGCGGGTATTCGAACTTATCGACAGCCGGCCGACGCTGGCCGACGGCACCACGCCCCTGTCGTCGGAGGCTCCCGCCTCGCTGGAGTTCGAGCAGGTGTCCTTTGGATATGTGGCTGACCGCCCGGTGCTGCGCGACATTCGGCTGTCAGTCCGGGCCGGGGAGACCCTCGCCGTGGTCGGCGCGCCGGGTAGCGGCAAATCTACGTTGGCGTCGCTGGCGACGCGTTGCTACGACGTCACCGACGGCGCGGTGCGGATCGGTGGCCAGGACGTGCGCGAGCTGACACTCGACTCGCTGCGGTCGGCCATCGGCCTGGTGCCCGAGGAGGCCGTCCTGTTCTCGGGCACGATAGGTGCCAACATCGCCTACGGTCGGCCGGATGCGACACCGGAACAGATCGCCGCGGCCGCCCGCGCCGCGCACGTCGAGGAGTTCGTCAACTCTTTGCCGGATGGCTATGAGACGGCGGTTGGTGCGCGCGGATTGACGCTGTCCGGTGGGCAACGCCAACGCATCGCCCTGGCCCGTGTGTTACTCGACCGGCCGCCGATGTTGATCATGGACGACCCGACCTCTGCCGTGGATGCCGTCATCGAATCCGGAATTCAGGAGGTGCTGCGGGAGGTGATCGCGGATCGCACCGCGATCATCCTCACCCGCCGCCGATCCCTGCTCACACTGGCCGACCGGGTCGCGGTGCTGGATGCCGGGCGACTGCTCGATATCGGCACCCCCGACGAACTGTTGCAGCGCTGTCCTCGCTATCGGGAAATGCTTGCGCCCGCACCGGATCTCACCGCTGAGCTCGTTGTTGCGGACTGCGCGCCGGTATCAATCCCGGCAATCCGACCGGCGGCCGGGCCGGTCGGAAAGGTCGCACACGACACGAACGTCCACACCGCGCAGCCTCGCGAGCACCCGCTCGGCCCCGACCTGTTGCGCCGCCTGCTGCGCGACTTCCGCGGTCCGCTTGTGTTGAGCCTGCTGCTGGTGGCCGTGGAGACCTTCGCGGGTTTGCTGCCGCCCCTGCTCATCCGGCACGGTATCGACGTCGGGATTCGCCGGCAATTGCTCTCAGCGCTTTGGTGGGCAGCGCTGGCGGGCACCGGCACCGTGGTGGTCAGGTTGGTCGCGCAGTGGGGGAGTGCCATGGTCGCCGGATGCACCGGTGAGAAGGTGCAGTTTCGCTTGCGATCTCTTGTCTTCGCCCATACTCAGCGCCTTGGCCTGGATGCATTTGAAGACGACGGCGACGCCCAGATCGTTACCGCGGTCACCGCCGATGTCGAGGCCATCGTGGCGTTCTTGCGTACGGGTCTGGTCGTTGCCGTAATCAGTGTGGTGACGCTGGTGGGCATTTTGGTGGTGTTACTGGCCAGCCACGCCCGGCTGGTGCTGCTCGTCTTCACCACCGTGCCGTTGCTTGCCCTTGCTACCTGGCAATTCCGGCGAGCGTCGAACTGGGTCTACCGGCAGGCGCGGCACCGGCTGGGGACGGTGACCGCCACGTTGCGTGAGTACGCGGCGGGGTTGCGGATAGCGCAGTCATTCCGCGCCGAATACCGGGGAGTGCAAAGCTATTTCGCGCACAGCGACGACTATCGCCGAATCTGGGTGCGCGGGCAGTGGCTACTGGCCCTGTACTTCCCGTTCGTGGCCCTGCTGTGCAGCCTGGCCACGACGCTGGTTCTGCTCGACGGCGGACGCGAGGTGCAGGCGGGCGTGATCTCGGTCGGTGCGCTGGTCACCTACCTGCTCTATATCGAGTTGCTGTTCACGCCGATAGACAAACTGTCGCAAATGTTCGACGAGTATCAGCGTGCGGCGGTGGCGGCCGGACGGATCCGGTCGTTGCTGAGCACACCCACGGCGTCGTCGCCGCTGGCCCGGCCGGTGGGAAGGCTGCATGGTGAGGTGGTTTTCGAGGCCGTCCACTTCTCCTACCGGACGCGGGAAGTGCCGGCATTGGCCGGTATCGACCTGCGAATTCCGGCCGGGCAAACGGTGGTCTTCGTCGGCTCAACCGGGTCCGGGAAATCCACCCTGATCAAGCTGGTGGCGCGGTTCTACGATCCGACCTACGGGACGGTCCGGGTCGACGGATGCGACGTGCGGGAATTGGACGTCGACGGCTATCGCAACCGGCTCGGCATCGTGACGCAGGAACCGTATCTGTTCGCTGGGACGGTCCGCGATGCCATCGCATACGGACGGCCCGACGCCACCGATGCGCAAGTCGAACGTGCCGCGCGAGAGGTCGGCGCCCACCCGATGATCACGGCACTGGACGGCGGTTACGCGCACCGGGTCAGCGCGGGTGGGCGCAACCTATCCGCCGGCCAGCTGCAGTTGCTCGCGTTGGCCAGGGCGTGTCTGGTCGACCCCGACATCTTGCTACTGGACGAGGCCACCGTCGCCTTGGATCCCGCTACCGAGGCTTTGGTGCACCGGGCGACCCTCTCATTGGCGGCCCGCCGGACGACTTTGATCGTGGCCCACGAACTAACCACCGCCGCGCATGCCGACCGCATTGTCGTGCTCGAACACGGGAGCGTCGTCGAGGACGGCACCCACACCGAACTTCTCGCTGCCGGGCGGCACTATGCCCGGCTGTGGGAGGCCCACACGCGAGTGTCGCGGCCTGAAATCAAACTGCGCCAATGTATTGACGCATAG
- a CDS encoding transcriptional regulator, with amino-acid sequence MTLAAERRPAPPEPPIVEGSGSDVDQRVEFWSTAAIRSALDGGDIAIWKRIAAALKRDPYGRTARQVEEVLEGTPPHGIAKALSEVLDRARAHLEANERAEVARHVGLLLDRSGLEQPEFASRIGVSAEELAEYLDGSLSPSASLMIRMRRLSDRFVKVKSERAADS; translated from the coding sequence GTGACGTTGGCAGCTGAGCGACGCCCCGCGCCGCCAGAACCACCCATCGTGGAGGGCAGCGGGTCGGACGTCGACCAGCGGGTGGAGTTCTGGTCTACCGCCGCGATCCGTTCCGCGCTGGACGGTGGCGATATCGCCATCTGGAAACGGATCGCTGCCGCGCTCAAGCGCGATCCCTACGGGCGGACCGCCCGCCAAGTCGAGGAAGTCCTCGAGGGCACACCGCCGCATGGCATCGCCAAGGCGCTGTCGGAGGTGCTGGACCGGGCTCGGGCTCACCTGGAGGCCAATGAGCGTGCCGAGGTGGCCCGGCATGTTGGGCTACTCTTGGACCGCTCCGGACTGGAGCAACCGGAATTCGCCTCCCGCATCGGCGTATCGGCCGAGGAGCTCGCTGAATACCTCGACGGCAGCCTCAGCCCGTCAGCCTCGCTGATGATCCGGATGCGGCGACTGTCGGACCGGTTCGTCAAGGTGAAGTCGGAACGCGCGGCCGACTCCTAG
- a CDS encoding M13 family metallopeptidase: protein MTLAIRSGIDLSYVDADARPQDDLFGHVNGRWLAEHDIPADRATDGAFRSLFDRAEAQVRDLITEASRVGSAATTADADAQRIGDLYASFLDEEAVERRGAQPLLDELATIDGATDRHVLAVVLGTLQRTGMGGGVGVYIDTDAKDSTRYLVHFTQSGIGLPDESYFRDEQHAAVLAAYPGHIARMFGLVYGGNSEDHAQTAARIVALETKLAAAHWDVVKRRDAELTYNLRTFADLQTEGVGFDWAGWVRALGSTPDVVAELVVRQPDYLAAFAAMWCSIDLEDWKCWARWRLIHARAAWLTRDLVAEDFDFYGRTLTGAEQIRDRWKRGVSLVENLMGDAVGRLYVQRHFPPDAKARIDALVDNVREAYRISISELDWMTPQTRDRALAKLDKFTAKVGYPIKWRDYSKLVVDRDDLYGNYQRGYAVNHDRELAKLGGPVDRDEWFMTPQTVNAYYNPGMNEIVFPAAILQPPFFNAAADDAANYGGIGAVIGHEIGHGFDDQGAKYDGDGNLVDWWSDDDRSQFGARTKALIEQYDSYTPRCLDGNNRVNGAFTVGENIGDLGGLSIALLAYQLSLNDRPAPVVDGLTGVQRVFFGWAQVWRTKSRAAEAIRRLAVDPHSPPEFRCNGVIRNLDAFYEAFDVTENDALFLDPKSRVRIWN from the coding sequence GTGACACTAGCCATCCGCTCGGGGATCGACCTGAGCTACGTCGACGCCGATGCCCGCCCCCAGGACGACCTATTCGGTCACGTGAACGGCCGCTGGCTGGCCGAGCACGACATACCTGCGGACCGAGCGACCGACGGCGCGTTCCGTAGCCTGTTCGACCGGGCCGAGGCGCAGGTGCGGGACCTGATCACCGAGGCCAGCCGGGTCGGCTCCGCCGCGACAACCGCCGATGCTGATGCACAACGCATCGGCGACCTCTACGCCAGCTTTCTCGACGAGGAAGCCGTCGAGCGCAGGGGCGCACAACCGTTGCTCGACGAACTGGCCACGATCGACGGCGCCACTGATCGCCATGTTTTGGCCGTTGTCCTGGGTACCCTGCAACGCACCGGAATGGGCGGCGGCGTCGGGGTCTATATCGACACCGATGCCAAAGACTCGACCCGCTACCTGGTGCACTTCACCCAATCCGGCATCGGGTTGCCCGACGAGTCCTACTTCCGCGACGAGCAGCACGCCGCCGTGCTGGCGGCCTACCCGGGGCACATCGCCCGGATGTTCGGCCTGGTGTACGGCGGCAACAGCGAAGATCACGCGCAAACAGCTGCCCGCATCGTCGCACTGGAAACCAAACTCGCCGCCGCGCATTGGGACGTGGTCAAGCGTCGCGATGCCGAACTCACCTACAACTTGCGCACCTTTGCGGACCTGCAGACCGAAGGGGTGGGTTTCGACTGGGCCGGTTGGGTGAGAGCGTTGGGCAGCACACCGGACGTCGTAGCCGAACTGGTTGTGCGCCAACCCGATTACCTCGCCGCTTTCGCCGCGATGTGGTGCAGCATTGACCTCGAGGACTGGAAGTGCTGGGCGCGTTGGCGTTTGATCCACGCCCGCGCGGCCTGGCTGACCCGCGACCTGGTCGCCGAGGACTTCGACTTCTATGGCCGCACGCTGACCGGGGCCGAGCAGATCCGGGACCGTTGGAAGCGGGGGGTGTCGCTGGTAGAGAATCTGATGGGCGATGCCGTCGGAAGGCTCTATGTGCAACGACATTTCCCGCCGGACGCCAAGGCCCGCATCGACGCCCTGGTGGACAACGTGCGAGAAGCATACCGGATCAGCATCAGCGAGCTGGATTGGATGACGCCGCAGACCCGCGACCGCGCGCTAGCGAAGCTGGACAAGTTCACCGCCAAGGTCGGCTATCCGATCAAGTGGCGGGACTACTCGAAGCTGGTCGTTGACCGCGACGACCTCTACGGCAACTACCAACGCGGCTATGCGGTCAACCACGATCGCGAGCTGGCCAAACTCGGCGGCCCGGTCGACCGCGATGAGTGGTTCATGACACCACAAACCGTTAACGCCTATTACAACCCGGGGATGAACGAAATCGTCTTCCCCGCAGCGATTTTGCAGCCGCCCTTCTTCAACGCCGCGGCCGACGACGCCGCCAACTACGGCGGGATCGGCGCGGTGATCGGCCACGAGATCGGGCACGGCTTCGACGACCAGGGCGCCAAGTACGACGGCGACGGCAACCTGGTCGACTGGTGGAGCGACGACGACCGCAGCCAATTCGGCGCGCGCACCAAAGCGCTCATCGAACAGTACGACTCCTACACGCCCCGCTGCCTCGACGGCAACAACCGCGTGAACGGCGCATTCACCGTCGGCGAGAACATCGGCGACCTGGGCGGGCTGTCGATCGCACTGCTGGCCTACCAGCTGTCCCTGAACGACCGGCCCGCGCCGGTTGTCGACGGCCTGACCGGCGTTCAGCGCGTGTTCTTCGGCTGGGCACAGGTGTGGCGGACCAAATCACGTGCCGCCGAGGCGATCCGGCGTCTCGCCGTGGATCCGCATTCTCCGCCGGAATTTCGGTGCAACGGCGTCATCCGCAACCTCGACGCCTTTTACGAAGCCTTCGATGTCACCGAGAACGACGCGCTGTTCCTGGACCCCAAAAGCCGCGTTCGCATCTGGAACTAG
- a CDS encoding molybdopterin oxidoreductase family protein, whose protein sequence is MTTTDWQPTACILCECNCGIVVQVQDRQLARIRGDKTHPASRGYTCNKALRLDHYQNSRGRLTSPLRRRPDGTYEEIDWDTAIVEIAEGFKQIRDAYGGDKIFYYGGGGQGNHLGGTYSGAFLKALGSRYRSNALAQEKTGEAWIDAQLYGGHTRGEFEHADVSVFIGKNPWMSQSFPRARVVLNEIAKDPTRSMIVIDPVVTDTAKMADFHLRVRPGTDAWCLAALAAVLVQEKLCNETFLAEHVRGVETVRAALSEVPVADYAQRCGVDEELLRAAARRVGTAASVSVFEDLGIQQGPNSTVCSYLNKMLWILTGNFAKKGGQHLHSSLAPLFSRFSGRTPVTGAPIIAGLVPANAVPEEILTDHPDRFRAMIVESGNPAHSLADSTACREAFRALELMVVVDVAMTETARLAHYVLPAASQFEKPEATFFNFEFPHNGFQLRRPLLDPLPGTLPEPEIWARLVRALGVIEDSELRPLHEAARQGRQAYTEAFLGAVATNSTVAKMIPFVLYETLGPTLPDGLAGAAALWGLAQKTALAHPDAVRRAGHADGNALFDAILDSPSGVTFTVHNYEDDFALISHADHKIALEIPEMLAEIRSLTRTPPRLTTPELPIVLSVGERRAYTANDILRDPSWRKRDAEGALRVSVEDAQALGLDDGCRARITTAAGSAEATVEITETMLPGHASLPNGFGLDYIDDDGRTVVPGVAPNSLTSTGWRDPYAGTPWHKHVPADIRRADAESPI, encoded by the coding sequence ATGACCACCACCGACTGGCAGCCCACCGCGTGCATCCTCTGCGAATGCAACTGCGGCATCGTCGTGCAGGTACAAGATCGCCAACTGGCTCGCATCCGGGGCGACAAGACGCATCCGGCATCGCGGGGTTACACCTGCAACAAGGCGTTGCGGCTGGACCACTACCAGAACAGCCGCGGGCGGTTGACCTCTCCGCTGCGCCGTCGCCCCGATGGGACCTACGAGGAGATCGACTGGGATACCGCGATTGTCGAGATCGCCGAGGGATTCAAGCAGATCCGCGATGCCTACGGCGGAGACAAGATCTTCTACTATGGCGGCGGCGGGCAGGGCAATCACCTGGGCGGGACTTACAGCGGCGCATTCCTCAAGGCCCTCGGGTCGCGCTATCGGTCGAATGCGTTGGCGCAGGAGAAGACCGGCGAGGCCTGGATCGATGCGCAGCTGTACGGCGGCCACACGCGCGGTGAGTTTGAGCACGCCGATGTGTCGGTGTTTATCGGGAAGAACCCGTGGATGTCACAGAGTTTCCCCCGAGCTCGGGTGGTGCTCAACGAGATCGCTAAGGATCCGACCCGGTCGATGATCGTGATCGATCCGGTCGTCACCGACACCGCGAAGATGGCCGACTTCCATCTGCGGGTGCGACCCGGTACCGACGCCTGGTGCTTGGCGGCGTTGGCCGCGGTCCTTGTTCAGGAAAAGCTGTGCAATGAAACATTTCTCGCTGAGCACGTGCGCGGTGTCGAAACCGTGCGTGCCGCACTGAGCGAGGTTCCGGTCGCCGACTACGCGCAGCGGTGCGGGGTCGACGAGGAGTTGTTGCGGGCCGCGGCACGGCGCGTTGGCACCGCCGCCAGCGTGTCGGTGTTCGAAGACCTCGGCATTCAACAGGGCCCGAACAGCACGGTGTGCTCGTACCTGAACAAGATGCTGTGGATTCTCACCGGCAACTTTGCGAAAAAGGGTGGGCAGCATCTGCACTCGTCCTTGGCGCCGTTGTTCAGCCGGTTCTCCGGCCGCACGCCGGTCACCGGTGCGCCGATTATCGCCGGGCTGGTACCGGCCAACGCAGTGCCCGAGGAGATTCTGACCGATCATCCGGACCGGTTCCGGGCGATGATCGTCGAAAGCGGCAATCCCGCCCACTCGCTGGCCGATTCGACGGCTTGCCGGGAGGCGTTCCGGGCGCTGGAATTGATGGTGGTCGTCGACGTCGCGATGACCGAGACGGCCAGGCTCGCCCATTACGTGCTCCCTGCGGCATCACAATTCGAGAAGCCGGAAGCCACGTTTTTCAATTTCGAATTCCCGCACAACGGCTTTCAGTTGCGTCGGCCGCTACTCGACCCACTGCCGGGAACCCTGCCCGAGCCCGAGATCTGGGCTCGGTTGGTACGTGCGTTGGGCGTGATAGAAGACTCGGAGTTGCGCCCGCTTCATGAGGCCGCTCGGCAGGGCCGCCAAGCGTATACGGAAGCGTTCCTCGGGGCGGTGGCGACCAATTCGACTGTGGCGAAAATGATTCCCTTCGTGCTCTATGAAACGCTCGGGCCCACGCTGCCGGACGGGTTGGCCGGGGCGGCCGCGCTATGGGGGCTTGCCCAGAAGACGGCGCTGGCCCACCCTGATGCCGTCCGGCGGGCCGGTCACGCGGACGGCAACGCGTTGTTCGATGCGATCCTGGATAGTCCTTCCGGAGTCACGTTCACCGTGCACAACTACGAGGACGACTTCGCGCTGATCAGTCACGCGGATCACAAGATCGCCCTGGAGATACCGGAAATGCTGGCAGAGATAAGGTCGTTGACCCGGACGCCGCCGCGATTGACCACTCCGGAGTTGCCGATCGTGTTGTCGGTGGGCGAGCGCCGCGCGTACACGGCCAACGACATCCTGCGTGACCCGTCCTGGCGCAAGCGCGACGCCGAGGGGGCGCTGCGGGTTAGTGTCGAAGATGCCCAGGCCCTCGGTCTTGACGACGGATGTCGGGCCCGGATCACCACCGCCGCCGGCAGCGCCGAGGCGACCGTCGAAATCACCGAGACGATGCTGCCCGGACATGCCTCGCTGCCCAACGGCTTTGGGCTCGACTACATCGACGACGACGGACGCACCGTCGTTCCGGGTGTCGCACCCAACTCGCTCACCTCGACGGGGTGGCGCGATCCGTACGCGGGCACGCCCTGGCACAAGCACGTGCCCGCCGACATCCGGCGAGCAGACGCAGAATCGCCCATTTAG
- a CDS encoding TetR/AcrR family transcriptional regulator: MRSPRERMVVSAALLIRERGAHATAISDVLQHSGAPRGSAYHYFPGGRTQLLCEAVDYAGEHVAAIITEAEGGLELLDTLLDKYRQQLLSTDFRAGCPIAAVSVEAGEATDRDRMAPVVERAAAAFDRWSDLIAQRFIADGIPAEGAHELAVLATSAFEGAILLARVRRDSTPLDLVHRQLRGLLLAELAERNPR, translated from the coding sequence ATGCGAAGTCCACGCGAACGGATGGTGGTGTCGGCCGCGCTGTTGATCAGGGAGCGTGGCGCCCACGCCACCGCCATCTCGGACGTTCTGCAGCACAGCGGCGCACCGCGCGGGTCGGCCTATCACTACTTCCCGGGCGGTCGCACGCAGCTGCTGTGCGAGGCGGTCGACTACGCCGGCGAGCATGTCGCTGCCATCATCACCGAGGCCGAGGGGGGCCTCGAACTGCTCGACACGTTGCTCGACAAGTACCGCCAGCAGCTGCTCAGCACCGACTTTCGCGCCGGCTGCCCGATCGCCGCGGTGTCCGTCGAGGCGGGCGAGGCGACCGACCGTGACCGGATGGCCCCGGTGGTGGAACGTGCGGCAGCGGCGTTTGACCGCTGGTCGGACCTGATCGCGCAGCGCTTCATCGCCGACGGCATACCGGCGGAGGGCGCCCACGAACTGGCCGTGTTGGCGACGTCGGCCTTCGAGGGGGCAATCCTGCTGGCCCGGGTGCGGCGCGACTCGACGCCGCTTGATCTGGTTCACCGCCAGCTGCGCGGCCTGCTGCTGGCCGAACTCGCCGAAAGGAATCCGCGATGA
- a CDS encoding response regulator transcription factor → MSREEFTFSGDRTRTAPRNVTSVAVVASDPLTREGALARLSSCRELDVRAWEAGCQASVLLVLATTITAPLLAHIEDVSKDVPGNPPKLVVVADEFSPEQVFRLIDLELTGLLYRTRSTFECIVETIVMSAEGRLRLPERVQRYLVGRVKSIEASDSDAAGRACLAEREVEVLRLLSDGLSTREVAMKLSYSERTIKHIIHDVVTRLNLRNRTHAVAHALRAGII, encoded by the coding sequence ATTTCCCGCGAGGAATTCACCTTCTCTGGGGACCGGACGCGAACGGCACCGAGGAATGTCACCTCGGTCGCCGTAGTGGCGAGCGACCCGTTGACCCGTGAGGGCGCGTTGGCCCGACTCTCGTCCTGCCGGGAGCTAGACGTGCGCGCTTGGGAAGCCGGCTGCCAGGCCTCGGTTCTGCTCGTGTTGGCCACCACCATCACCGCACCGCTGCTGGCCCACATCGAGGACGTTTCGAAAGACGTCCCCGGCAACCCACCCAAACTGGTCGTCGTCGCCGACGAATTCTCCCCCGAGCAGGTCTTCCGGTTGATCGATCTGGAGCTGACCGGGCTGCTGTATCGCACCCGCAGCACATTCGAATGCATCGTGGAGACGATCGTCATGTCCGCGGAAGGGCGCCTGCGACTGCCCGAACGCGTCCAGCGTTACCTGGTCGGGCGGGTCAAGTCGATCGAGGCGTCCGATTCCGACGCTGCGGGCCGCGCCTGCCTCGCCGAGCGCGAGGTGGAGGTGCTGCGGCTGCTATCGGACGGCCTGAGCACACGCGAAGTGGCGATGAAACTGAGCTACTCCGAGCGCACGATCAAACACATCATTCACGACGTCGTGACGCGACTGAACCTCCGCAACCGCACGCATGCCGTCGCGCATGCCCTTCGCGCTGGCATCATCTAG